A single region of the Yersinia entomophaga genome encodes:
- the uvrY gene encoding UvrY/SirA/GacA family response regulator transcription factor: protein MISVLLVDDHELVRAGIRRILEDIRGIKVSGEAQCGEDAVKWCRNNTVDIVLMDMNMPGIGGLEATRKILRFSPDIKVIMLTIHTENPLPAKVMQAGAGGYLSKGAAPQDVINAIRAVHSGQRYIASDIAQQMALSQLEPQVDTPFACLSERELQIMLMITKGQKVNEISEQLHLSPKTVNSYRYRMFSKLNISGDVELTHLAIRHGLFNAETLSNSD, encoded by the coding sequence TTGATTAGCGTTCTTCTTGTTGATGACCACGAACTGGTGCGCGCAGGGATACGACGCATTCTGGAAGATATCAGGGGTATCAAAGTTTCGGGTGAAGCGCAGTGTGGCGAGGATGCGGTAAAATGGTGTCGCAATAATACTGTTGATATCGTTTTGATGGATATGAATATGCCTGGTATTGGTGGGTTGGAAGCCACGCGGAAAATTCTCCGTTTCTCCCCAGATATCAAAGTCATCATGTTAACCATTCATACGGAGAATCCGTTACCGGCCAAGGTGATGCAGGCAGGCGCAGGAGGATATCTGAGCAAAGGCGCTGCGCCGCAAGATGTGATCAATGCGATTCGGGCCGTTCATTCGGGTCAGCGTTACATTGCTTCTGATATCGCGCAACAGATGGCATTGAGCCAGCTAGAGCCGCAGGTTGATACACCTTTTGCCTGTCTTTCCGAGCGCGAATTGCAAATCATGCTAATGATAACTAAAGGTCAAAAGGTGAATGAAATCTCGGAGCAACTTCATCTCAGTCCTAAAACAGTGAATAGCTATCGTTACCGGATGTTTAGTAAACTAAATATAAGTGGTGATGTTGAATTGACCCATTTGGCGATTCGCCACGGTCTGTTTAACGCGGAGACATTGTCAAATAGTGACTGA